In Suttonella indologenes, one genomic interval encodes:
- a CDS encoding DUF4261 domain-containing protein: MLNSKVDIRTLHTSLTSMCAYIIGSDVVLKYGETVGFSAEQKWQISRSKSVYAPCEFSLKIAIV; this comes from the coding sequence ATTTTAAATAGCAAGGTCGATATTCGGACGTTACATACATCTTTGACGAGTATGTGTGCGTATATTATTGGGTCAGATGTGGTGTTAAAATATGGTGAAACGGTGGGATTTAGTGCGGAGCAGAAGTGGCAGATTAGTCGGTCTAAGAGTGTATATGCTCCGTGTGAGTTTTCTTTAAAAATTGCGATTGTGTGA
- the pyrC gene encoding dihydroorotase, translated as MTTSITLPRFDDMHVHFRDGAALKRTVADTSRWCARALIMPNLVPAVDSIAAVQSYRERIIAHIPPEHDFTPLMSLYLSEHLSPDTVRQAKAAGVVAIKWYSKGATTNSTQGVANVDSLAPVLEAMQKEGLLLLIHGEVTDADIDIFDRESRFIERILMPLRRNFPALKIVMEHITTAQAVQYIRSQSEHLAATITPQHLLFNRNRLLVGGVKPHYYCLPILKTESDRLALIDAATSGDPRFFLGTDSAPHAKHTKENACGCAGCYTAWHAPALYAQVFDSVGKLDKLKDFACRFGADYYGLPYNSGEIVLKKQAMRIPEHLPYLEDSTVVALEGGSEWQWSMEI; from the coding sequence ATGACCACAAGCATTACCCTGCCGCGCTTTGACGATATGCACGTGCATTTTCGCGACGGCGCCGCGCTCAAACGCACCGTTGCCGACACCAGCCGTTGGTGCGCGCGTGCCCTTATCATGCCGAATCTCGTGCCGGCGGTGGACAGCATCGCCGCCGTACAAAGCTATCGCGAACGCATCATTGCCCACATACCGCCCGAGCATGATTTCACGCCGCTGATGAGTCTTTATCTCAGCGAACATTTAAGCCCCGACACCGTCCGCCAAGCCAAAGCCGCCGGCGTCGTCGCCATCAAATGGTATTCCAAAGGCGCGACCACCAATTCCACGCAAGGTGTGGCAAACGTCGACAGCCTTGCCCCCGTCTTGGAAGCCATGCAAAAAGAAGGACTGCTGCTGCTCATTCACGGCGAAGTGACCGATGCCGACATCGACATCTTCGACCGCGAAAGCCGTTTTATCGAGCGCATACTCATGCCGCTGCGGCGCAACTTCCCTGCCTTAAAAATCGTGATGGAACACATCACCACCGCCCAAGCGGTGCAATACATCCGCAGCCAAAGCGAACATCTCGCCGCCACCATCACGCCGCAGCATCTGCTCTTTAACCGCAATCGTCTGCTCGTCGGCGGCGTCAAACCGCATTACTACTGCCTGCCGATTCTGAAAACCGAAAGCGACCGCCTCGCTCTGATTGACGCCGCCACCAGTGGCGACCCGCGCTTTTTCTTAGGCACGGACAGCGCCCCGCATGCCAAACACACGAAAGAAAACGCCTGCGGCTGCGCGGGCTGCTACACCGCTTGGCATGCGCCGGCACTCTATGCACAAGTCTTTGACAGCGTCGGCAAACTGGACAAATTAAAAGACTTCGCCTGCCGCTTTGGCGCGGATTATTACGGACTGCCGTATAACAGCGGCGAAATCGTTCTGAAAAAACAAGCCATGCGCATCCCCGAACATCTGCCTTATTTGGAAGACAGCACGGTCGTCGCGCTGGAAGGCGGCAGCGAATGGCAATGGTCTATGGAGATTTGA
- the ykgO gene encoding type B 50S ribosomal protein L36, with protein MQVLSSLKSAKIRSRDCQIVRRRGKIFVICKSNPRFKARQR; from the coding sequence ATGCAAGTATTATCTTCACTGAAATCGGCTAAAATACGCAGCCGCGATTGCCAAATCGTACGTCGCCGCGGCAAAATCTTCGTGATTTGCAAATCTAATCCGCGTTTTAAAGCGCGTCAGCGTTAA
- a CDS encoding ATP-dependent Clp protease adaptor ClpS, whose protein sequence is MTERQGEYGADVELAKPEIEEPRLYEVVLLNDDYTTMEFVIEVLQRFFKKNAEEAETIMFAVHEKGSAVAAIYPLEIAEMRKEQVIDYARAHGYPLMLTLRSH, encoded by the coding sequence ATGACGGAGCGGCAGGGCGAATACGGCGCCGATGTGGAATTGGCAAAACCGGAGATTGAAGAACCGCGTTTATACGAGGTGGTGCTACTCAATGATGATTACACGACGATGGAATTTGTGATTGAGGTATTGCAACGCTTCTTTAAAAAAAACGCGGAGGAAGCGGAGACGATTATGTTTGCCGTGCATGAAAAAGGCTCGGCGGTGGCGGCGATTTATCCGCTGGAGATTGCCGAAATGCGCAAAGAACAAGTGATTGATTATGCGCGGGCGCATGGGTATCCTTTGATGCTCACGCTGCGTTCGCATTAA
- a CDS encoding M61 family metallopeptidase yields MSALIYRLMPHSAHRLRIRLQIASAGEKLQCYLPIWIPGSYTRRDFSRYLNILKVENNGKTVAWQLDNPSAWSAQGEAGDWLVEYEVYARDYSVRGCYLDDVRAMINPACACLAVRGAEQAEHHLIWQPDESRRDWHSAGAIASTDNQWQFDDYQTLIDTPLMFARDLLRCEFEAGGIRHEIAVCGHHGQEDDIALKLLDNDIADICRNTIAQFGGLPEDVPFYSFLLFLTENGYGGLEHQRSTLLISSREAFSHGNKQSYIQLLNLFSHEYFHTWNVKSLRPKAYAKGYELEHEHISDMLWLFEGFTAYFDSLILLRANTIDKAQYLRLFSQDISRHLQRQGQHYQTLARSSLESWTKLYNGGENAPNISTNYYIHGALAAWCIDAYLHRYSLDRQGLDQRLAEIWQQAAYRAQGIDEADFIRHAQSRLPPERQAEFADFIRRLIHECDYLPLEFAAETFGLRLKYYAPPQEANAIGNHQLTAVTEAGIRWQEQQGKFYVRLNDPDSPAAKAGIAANDEIIAVCGEQANAANLWRRLMRGSGGETVSIHILRDGLHHEYSWKLRLANYDTAWLSIDEQAENEAADRRRQWWRTRSAKR; encoded by the coding sequence ATGTCCGCACTCATTTACCGCCTCATGCCCCATAGCGCGCACCGCCTGCGCATCCGTTTGCAGATTGCCTCAGCCGGCGAAAAATTGCAATGCTATTTGCCGATTTGGATTCCCGGCAGCTACACGCGCCGCGATTTCTCGCGCTATCTCAATATCCTCAAAGTAGAAAACAACGGTAAAACCGTTGCTTGGCAGCTCGATAATCCTTCCGCTTGGTCGGCGCAGGGCGAGGCGGGCGACTGGCTGGTGGAATACGAGGTCTATGCTCGCGATTATTCCGTGCGCGGCTGCTATTTAGACGACGTCCGCGCGATGATAAACCCTGCCTGCGCCTGCCTTGCCGTGCGCGGTGCGGAACAAGCTGAGCATCATCTCATCTGGCAGCCCGATGAAAGCCGCCGCGATTGGCACAGCGCCGGCGCCATTGCCAGTACCGATAATCAATGGCAATTTGACGATTACCAAACGCTCATCGACACGCCGCTGATGTTCGCCCGCGATTTGCTGCGCTGCGAATTTGAAGCCGGCGGTATCCGCCATGAAATTGCCGTCTGCGGACATCACGGACAAGAAGACGATATCGCGCTGAAATTGCTCGACAATGATATTGCCGACATCTGCCGCAATACCATCGCCCAATTCGGCGGATTGCCCGAAGACGTGCCGTTTTACAGTTTTCTGCTCTTCTTAACCGAAAACGGCTACGGCGGACTGGAACACCAACGCAGCACCCTGCTCATTTCTTCCCGCGAAGCCTTTAGTCATGGCAATAAACAATCTTATATTCAGCTACTTAATTTATTCTCACACGAATATTTCCATACTTGGAACGTCAAATCTCTGCGCCCCAAAGCCTATGCCAAAGGCTATGAACTTGAACACGAACACATCAGCGACATGCTTTGGCTCTTTGAAGGCTTTACCGCCTATTTCGACAGCCTCATTCTGCTGCGCGCCAATACCATCGACAAAGCGCAATATCTGCGCCTTTTCAGCCAAGACATCAGCCGCCATCTGCAAAGACAAGGGCAACACTATCAGACCCTTGCTCGCTCGAGCCTCGAATCGTGGACCAAACTCTACAACGGCGGAGAAAACGCCCCCAATATTTCCACCAACTACTACATACACGGCGCGCTTGCCGCATGGTGTATCGACGCCTATCTGCACCGCTACAGCTTGGATCGGCAAGGACTCGACCAGCGCCTTGCCGAAATCTGGCAACAGGCGGCATACCGCGCACAAGGCATTGACGAAGCGGACTTTATCCGCCACGCACAAAGCCGATTGCCGCCCGAGCGGCAGGCGGAATTTGCGGACTTCATCCGCCGTCTCATACATGAATGCGACTACCTGCCCTTGGAATTTGCCGCCGAAACCTTCGGATTACGCCTGAAATACTACGCGCCGCCGCAAGAAGCGAACGCCATCGGCAATCATCAGCTGACCGCCGTCACGGAAGCGGGCATCCGCTGGCAAGAACAGCAAGGCAAATTCTACGTCCGCCTCAATGACCCCGACAGCCCGGCGGCAAAAGCAGGCATCGCCGCTAATGACGAAATTATTGCCGTCTGCGGCGAACAGGCGAATGCGGCGAATCTATGGCGGCGCCTCATGCGCGGCAGCGGCGGCGAAACCGTCAGCATACACATTCTGCGCGACGGGCTGCACCATGAATACTCATGGAAACTCCGTCTCGCCAATTACGATACCGCTTGGCTCAGCATTGACGAACAAGCGGAAAACGAGGCGGCAGACCGCCGCAGACAATGGTGGCGGACACGTTCTGCCAAACGCTGA
- a CDS encoding DUF4261 domain-containing protein: MIWVFVGMGQTEQGNQLYTSGMPKFGKDEMEILNSKVDMRTLHTSLTSMCAYIIGSDVVLKYGETVGFSAEQKWQISRSKSVYAPCEFSLKIAIA, from the coding sequence ATGATTTGGGTGTTTGTAGGGATGGGGCAGACGGAGCAGGGAAATCAGCTTTATACGTCAGGTATGCCGAAGTTCGGCAAGGATGAGATGGAGATTTTAAATAGCAAGGTGGATATGCGGACGTTACATACATCTTTGACGAGTATGTGTGCGTATATTATTGGGTCAGATGTGGTGTTAAAATATGGTGAAACGGTGGGATTTAGTGCGGAGCAGAAGTGGCAGATTAGTCGGTCGAAGAGTGTGTATGCTCCGTGTGAGTTTTCTTTAAAAATTGCGATTGCGTGA
- a CDS encoding ferritin-like domain-containing protein: MQADLYQAIYQALMSNDPDDKIRQTYALYYAYRDGLFERKPCAVQSVPDAGRPAKPVLVAPKDVPRRRMGSKEGLQAMLHAIAHIEFNAMNLSLDAAYRFQEMPEEYYRDWIRVAKEEAYHFSLIVQRLRELGADYGDFPAHAGLWEACVETEHDVMVRMALVPRVMEARGLDVTPQIQEKLRQVGEERTARLLDIIYRDEHGHVAIGSHWFKYCCELRNLDYRSTFADLLTGYLRNKIKGPFNMQARLQAGFDDLEMAMLEEIGAENSE; this comes from the coding sequence ATGCAAGCAGATTTATATCAAGCGATTTACCAAGCCTTGATGAGCAATGACCCTGACGACAAAATCCGCCAAACCTATGCTTTGTATTACGCTTATCGCGATGGTTTATTCGAGCGCAAGCCTTGTGCCGTGCAATCGGTGCCGGATGCGGGGCGCCCCGCCAAGCCGGTATTGGTTGCGCCTAAAGATGTACCGCGCCGCCGCATGGGCAGCAAAGAAGGTTTGCAGGCGATGCTGCATGCCATTGCCCATATTGAATTTAATGCGATGAATTTGTCGCTGGATGCGGCTTACCGCTTTCAGGAGATGCCCGAAGAGTATTACCGCGACTGGATTCGCGTGGCAAAAGAAGAGGCCTACCATTTCAGTTTAATTGTGCAGCGCCTGCGCGAGCTGGGCGCGGATTACGGCGATTTTCCCGCCCATGCCGGCTTATGGGAGGCCTGCGTGGAAACCGAGCATGATGTGATGGTGCGCATGGCATTGGTGCCGCGTGTGATGGAAGCACGCGGACTGGACGTTACCCCGCAAATCCAAGAAAAATTGCGCCAAGTCGGCGAGGAACGTACCGCCAGATTACTCGATATTATTTACCGCGACGAACACGGGCATGTGGCGATTGGCTCGCATTGGTTCAAATATTGCTGCGAGCTGCGCAATTTGGACTACCGCAGCACCTTTGCCGACTTGCTGACCGGCTATTTGCGCAACAAAATCAAAGGCCCTTTCAATATGCAGGCGCGTTTGCAGGCGGGTTTTGACGATTTGGAAATGGCGATGTTGGAAGAAATCGGCGCGGAAAACAGCGAGTGA
- a CDS encoding AHH domain-containing protein: MGIQQVHHIIPKNVFDTYAEDIARVFDLENGREFQQIGSNFIHLHPQDSDASKVGNLLAENPNLFGDIPIGATSHSGSHPAYDTVVKTRLAEIFDPDNKSINDVDKKLMVLDLQAGLKEALTKGIPPSTMVMDLMQPL, translated from the coding sequence ATGGGTATTCAGCAAGTTCATCATATTATCCCAAAAAATGTTTTCGATACTTATGCTGAAGATATTGCAAGAGTTTTTGATTTAGAAAATGGCAGAGAATTTCAACAAATAGGTAGCAATTTCATCCATTTGCACCCACAAGATAGTGATGCAAGTAAAGTTGGTAATTTACTAGCAGAAAATCCTAATTTATTTGGTGATATTCCCATTGGAGCGACATCTCACTCTGGCAGTCATCCTGCTTACGATACAGTTGTAAAGACTCGACTTGCAGAGATTTTTGACCCTGATAATAAGAGTATCAACGATGTTGATAAAAAGTTAATGGTGCTAGATTTACAAGCTGGCTTAAAAGAGGCTTTAACAAAAGGTATCCCACCATCAACAATGGTGATGGATTTGATGCAACCGCTTTAA
- the clpA gene encoding ATP-dependent Clp protease ATP-binding subunit ClpA codes for MLSNALEQAIDRAYRSAQSAHHEFLTLEHLLLALLDEQSVIDALLNLGANLNELREQLNQYLEEYCPKLAQESSEGTKPTMVFQRMIQRSVLNARNAGKDEVSCLNAVIAIISERDSYAAFFLRKQEITRLDLATYAAHGSARAAEHNNENEEDGKQAPRQSAVQEFTVNLNEKARQGRIDPLIGRDKEIERTMQSLCRRRKNNPILVGEAGVGKTAIAEGLAKAIVDGKVPEILADATVFSLDIGNLIAGTKYRGDFENRIKALLKELAQIKNAILFIDEIHTIIGAGATNGSTMDASNLIKPALANGELRCIGATTDQEYRQIFEQDHALARRFQKVDVAEPSLGDAVEILRGLRKRYEDFHATQYLDEALDAAVNLSDRYINDRRLPDKAIDLMDEAGARLKLLPQEERANAIDAIMIEQLVASIAKIPEKSVSQDDRNLLRTLERDLKTVVVGQDEAITSLSNAIKLSRAGLRDKEKPIGSFLFTGPTGVGKTEVCRQLAHVLGIKLLRFDMSEYMEAHTVSRLIGAPPGYVGYEKAGLLTEKIQKNPHAVLLLDEIEKAHPDIMNILLQIMDHGTLTDANGREVNCRNLIIIMTSNVGAFEMEKNRIGFGNTADSNLAKGRSEEAIKRYFTPEFRNRLDAIIPFAPLSKQSIEHVVDKFIIELEQQLEDRHISISLSPEAKNWLAEKGYDPKMGARPMARLIQKHIKQALAEKMLFGELAQHGGHVEVLLKDGELLLETEISGEFTDTSLLNTNSELY; via the coding sequence ATGTTATCTAATGCTTTAGAACAGGCGATTGACCGCGCTTACCGCAGCGCACAGAGTGCGCATCACGAATTTTTAACACTTGAGCATTTATTGCTTGCGCTCTTGGACGAGCAAAGCGTGATTGACGCCCTATTGAATTTGGGCGCGAATTTGAACGAATTGCGCGAGCAGTTGAATCAATATCTGGAAGAATATTGCCCGAAACTGGCGCAGGAAAGCAGCGAGGGCACCAAGCCGACGATGGTTTTCCAAAGAATGATTCAGCGCAGCGTATTGAATGCGCGCAATGCCGGCAAAGACGAAGTGTCTTGCCTGAATGCGGTGATTGCGATTATTAGCGAGCGCGACAGCTATGCCGCTTTCTTTTTGCGCAAGCAGGAAATTACACGCTTGGATTTGGCGACTTACGCCGCGCACGGCAGCGCGCGTGCCGCCGAACACAACAACGAAAACGAAGAAGATGGCAAGCAGGCGCCGCGTCAGTCCGCCGTGCAGGAATTTACCGTGAATTTGAATGAAAAAGCACGGCAGGGACGCATCGATCCCTTAATTGGGCGCGATAAAGAAATTGAGCGCACCATGCAAAGCCTGTGCAGACGACGCAAAAACAATCCCATCTTGGTGGGCGAAGCCGGCGTAGGCAAAACCGCGATTGCCGAAGGACTGGCAAAGGCGATTGTAGACGGCAAAGTACCTGAAATTCTGGCGGATGCCACCGTATTCAGCCTAGACATCGGAAATTTGATTGCCGGCACCAAATACCGCGGCGATTTTGAAAACCGCATCAAAGCCTTATTGAAAGAATTGGCGCAAATTAAGAATGCCATTCTTTTCATTGACGAAATTCACACCATTATCGGTGCCGGCGCTACCAACGGCAGCACGATGGACGCTTCCAATCTCATCAAACCCGCCTTGGCAAACGGCGAATTGCGCTGCATCGGCGCGACCACCGACCAAGAATACCGACAAATTTTCGAGCAAGACCATGCCTTGGCGCGGCGTTTCCAAAAAGTCGATGTGGCGGAGCCGAGCTTGGGCGATGCGGTGGAAATCCTGCGCGGCTTGCGCAAGCGTTACGAAGATTTCCATGCGACGCAATATTTAGACGAAGCCCTTGATGCGGCGGTCAATCTGTCAGACCGCTACATCAATGACCGCCGCCTGCCCGATAAAGCCATCGATTTGATGGACGAGGCAGGAGCAAGATTGAAATTATTGCCGCAGGAAGAACGCGCCAATGCCATTGACGCCATCATGATTGAGCAATTGGTGGCATCGATTGCCAAAATTCCGGAAAAAAGCGTCTCTCAAGACGACCGCAATCTATTGCGTACCCTTGAGCGAGATTTGAAAACTGTCGTTGTCGGGCAAGACGAAGCGATTACCTCGCTGAGCAATGCGATTAAACTCAGCCGCGCAGGACTGCGGGATAAAGAAAAACCTATCGGCAGCTTCTTATTCACCGGCCCGACAGGTGTGGGGAAAACCGAAGTCTGCCGCCAATTGGCGCATGTATTGGGGATAAAATTGCTGCGCTTTGATATGAGCGAATATATGGAAGCGCATACCGTATCGCGCCTAATCGGCGCGCCGCCGGGCTATGTTGGCTATGAAAAAGCGGGACTGCTTACGGAAAAAATCCAGAAAAATCCTCATGCCGTGCTGCTCTTGGACGAAATCGAAAAAGCGCATCCCGATATTATGAATATTCTTTTGCAAATCATGGATCACGGCACGCTGACCGACGCCAACGGGCGCGAAGTGAATTGTCGCAATCTGATCATCATCATGACCAGCAACGTCGGCGCTTTTGAAATGGAGAAAAACCGCATCGGCTTCGGCAATACGGCGGATAGCAATTTGGCAAAAGGACGCTCGGAAGAAGCGATTAAACGCTATTTCACGCCCGAATTCCGCAATCGTCTGGATGCGATTATTCCCTTTGCGCCGCTGTCCAAACAAAGCATTGAGCATGTGGTGGATAAATTCATTATCGAATTGGAGCAGCAATTGGAAGACCGCCATATCAGCATCAGTCTCTCGCCCGAAGCGAAAAACTGGCTGGCGGAAAAAGGCTATGACCCCAAAATGGGCGCACGCCCGATGGCACGCCTCATTCAAAAGCATATCAAGCAAGCCTTGGCGGAAAAAATGCTCTTCGGCGAATTGGCGCAGCATGGCGGTCATGTGGAAGTCTTATTAAAAGACGGCGAATTACTGTTGGAAACCGAAATCAGCGGCGAATTTACCGACACTTCATTGCTCAATACCAATAGCGAACTGTATTAG
- a CDS encoding IS630 family transposase (programmed frameshift), translating into MAYPIELKQKALAYLDQIGNISKVCVAYGISRNTLYEWIKKQKQGDLSCKSGGSRGIKLDRAQLKAFVEQNPDLYLHEIAQHFGCAKTTVFYALQSLNMSLKKRQGTYKEQSWEKIKDYQNTLSRLLSTQDSELVYIDETGIDTYLYRTHARSLKGQKVFDKVSGKRYQRISLVAGQIGNKAKDLIAPLIYKDTIISKLFETWFEQMLLPCLDEHSEQIGKPCIIILDNARFHRMKKLTELANQTKHKHVILALPPYSPELNPIEKTWANIKQWLRSHLSEFETVENGLSYYFGLN; encoded by the exons ATGGCATACCCAATCGAACTGAAACAAAAAGCTTTAGCCTACCTAGACCAAATCGGCAACATCAGCAAAGTCTGTGTTGCCTATGGCATTTCTCGCAACACCCTATATGAATGGATTAAAAAACAGAAACAAGGAGATCTGTCCTGTAAAAGCGGCGGCAGCCGCGGGATAAAGCTGGATAGAGCGCAACTTAAAGCTTTTGTCGAACAAAATCCGGACCTATATCTACACGAGATAGCCCAACATTTCGGCTGTGCCAAAACAACCGTATTTTATGCCCTGCAATCGCTCAACATGAGTCTTAAAAAAAGACAAG GCACCTATAAAGAGCAAAGCTGGGAAAAAATCAAAGACTACCAAAACACACTAAGCAGGCTGCTATCAACTCAAGATAGCGAGCTTGTTTATATCGATGAGACAGGCATTGATACTTATCTGTATCGAACGCATGCAAGAAGCCTAAAAGGACAAAAGGTATTTGATAAAGTGAGCGGCAAACGCTATCAAAGAATATCGCTTGTGGCGGGACAAATCGGCAACAAAGCTAAAGATCTGATTGCCCCTCTTATCTACAAGGACACCATCATAAGCAAATTATTTGAAACCTGGTTTGAACAAATGCTCTTACCTTGCTTAGACGAACACAGCGAACAGATAGGGAAGCCTTGTATCATCATTTTAGACAATGCAAGGTTTCATAGAATGAAGAAATTAACAGAGCTTGCTAATCAGACTAAACACAAGCACGTCATCTTAGCGCTACCGCCTTACTCTCCGGAGTTAAATCCCATTGAAAAGACGTGGGCTAATATCAAACAATGGTTGAGAAGCCATTTGTCAGAGTTTGAGACGGTAGAGAATGGATTGTCGTACTATTTTGGTTTGAATTGA
- a CDS encoding methyltransferase domain-containing protein: MPRAENYFAAIDAHFLKAIYDSPKGAIRLAVLQRDLAPLLNQEPLKILDIGGGAGQMALWCAGLGHEVTLIDQSPPLLAKAQAAAQAAHLSLHCLEADALSLPPELAVGEFDLVLCHAVLEWVAQGEALFAACVKALKKGGCLSFMFYNRLALEFTQHVFGNFDYVDAGLKAKKRAKLTPDYPRELQWVQTQAAAQGLQALSISGIRCFYDYMKPKDREANTPENIIAHEVALSERAEFLSIARYIHSLWRKD, from the coding sequence ATGCCACGCGCCGAGAATTATTTTGCCGCCATTGACGCGCATTTTTTAAAAGCCATTTACGACAGTCCCAAAGGCGCTATCCGCCTTGCCGTCTTGCAACGCGATTTAGCCCCGCTGCTTAATCAAGAGCCGCTGAAGATTCTGGATATCGGCGGCGGTGCAGGACAAATGGCGCTATGGTGCGCCGGTTTGGGGCATGAAGTCACCCTTATCGATCAATCGCCGCCCTTATTGGCAAAAGCCCAAGCCGCCGCGCAGGCCGCGCACTTATCCTTGCATTGTCTGGAAGCCGATGCCTTGTCGCTGCCGCCCGAGCTTGCCGTCGGCGAATTTGATCTCGTGCTGTGTCATGCCGTTTTGGAATGGGTGGCGCAAGGCGAAGCGCTGTTTGCCGCCTGCGTCAAGGCATTAAAGAAAGGCGGCTGTCTATCCTTTATGTTTTACAACCGCTTGGCATTGGAATTTACCCAACACGTCTTCGGCAATTTCGATTATGTCGATGCGGGGCTGAAAGCCAAAAAACGCGCCAAACTCACGCCTGATTATCCGCGCGAGTTGCAATGGGTGCAGACTCAAGCCGCCGCACAGGGATTGCAGGCGCTAAGTATCAGCGGGATCCGCTGTTTTTACGACTATATGAAACCTAAAGACCGCGAAGCCAATACGCCGGAAAACATCATCGCACATGAAGTCGCCTTATCCGAACGCGCGGAATTTCTGTCTATCGCGCGCTATATTCACAGCCTGTGGCGCAAGGATTAA